From a single Enterobacteriaceae endosymbiont of Donacia bicoloricornis genomic region:
- the murD gene encoding UDP-N-acetylmuramoyl-L-alanine--D-glutamate ligase, with product MNKKILIIGLGLTGISCLNFLLKKNIIPSVMDTRNYPKFIKKIPSYVPCHLGYLKKDWILNSQLIILSPGISIFNNLLLEAKKKGIEIIGDIELFARYNKTPVIAITGTNGKSTVTNMIGKIMKKNNFNISVGGNIGYPVLDLLSFTRDFYILEISSFQLETIKKLNIYIAIILNISQDHMDRYPLGMEQYRNFKLRIYKYASICIYNADNILCYPKYFDQKKKYITFGEFSGKYTLCYFKKNIYLQINNKKILNFNKTKLIGIHNYLNALAVLAVTDVLKIPKKISLQEISNYLNMDHILQIIHIENGVTWINDSKSTNISSTKAALKYLYKKKRIWLLLGGYDKNCELYLLKKYLQKRNNINVYCFGISSKKILSFYPKAKIVKTIYQGIEQIIKLVKAGDVVLLSPACSSIDQFKNFKHRGKEFIRLVKKFHNSK from the coding sequence ATGAATAAAAAAATACTTATTATTGGATTAGGATTAACAGGTATATCATGTTTAAATTTTCTTTTAAAGAAAAATATTATACCTTCTGTTATGGATACACGTAATTATCCGAAATTTATAAAAAAAATACCATCTTATGTTCCATGTCATTTAGGTTACTTAAAAAAAGACTGGATATTAAATTCACAATTAATAATTTTAAGTCCTGGTATATCAATATTTAATAATCTTTTATTAGAAGCAAAAAAAAAAGGTATTGAAATAATAGGAGATATAGAATTATTCGCTCGTTATAATAAAACTCCTGTAATAGCCATTACGGGGACAAATGGGAAAAGTACTGTCACTAACATGATAGGAAAAATTATGAAAAAAAATAATTTTAATATCAGTGTTGGTGGTAATATAGGTTACCCTGTTTTAGATTTATTATCTTTTACAAGAGATTTTTATATTTTAGAAATATCTAGTTTTCAATTAGAAACAATAAAAAAATTAAATATTTATATTGCTATAATTTTAAACATTTCACAAGACCATATGGATCGATATCCGTTAGGTATGGAACAATATCGTAATTTTAAATTACGTATTTATAAATATGCTTCTATTTGCATATATAATGCAGATAATATTTTATGCTATCCTAAATATTTTGACCAAAAAAAAAAATATATTACTTTTGGAGAATTTTCTGGTAAATATACATTATGTTATTTTAAAAAAAATATTTATTTACAAATCAATAATAAAAAAATTTTAAATTTTAATAAAACAAAATTAATTGGTATCCATAATTATTTAAATGCTCTAGCAGTATTAGCAGTAACAGATGTATTAAAAATTCCTAAAAAAATTTCTTTACAAGAAATAAGTAATTATTTAAATATGGACCATATATTACAAATAATTCATATAGAAAATGGAGTTACTTGGATCAATGATTCAAAATCTACAAATATTAGTAGTACTAAAGCAGCATTAAAATATTTATATAAAAAAAAAAGAATTTGGTTATTATTAGGGGGATATGATAAAAATTGCGAATTATATTTATTAAAAAAATATTTACAAAAAAGAAATAATATTAATGTTTATTGTTTTGGAATATCAAGTAAAAAAATATTATCTTTTTATCCTAAAGCAAAAATAGTAAAAACAATATATCAAGGAATAGAACAAATTATTAAATTAGTTAAAGCTGGAGATGTTGTATTATTATCACCAGCTTGTTCTAGTATTGACCAATTTAAAAATTTTAAACATCGTGGTAAAGAATTTATAAGATTAGTTAAAAAATTTCATAATTCTAAATAA
- the murG gene encoding undecaprenyldiphospho-muramoylpentapeptide beta-N-acetylglucosaminyltransferase, with the protein MKKKKKIIIVAGGTGGHINPALNIAYKLIKKGWEVRWLGTPSRMEAEIIPKKNIRIYLIKFSRFKNKNIFSIIITILKLIISTYKTILIYKKYKPHLVLTMGSYISGPSGLAAWLCNIPLIIHEQNSISGITNKILSKIATIKMQAYPNTLHNAVLVGNPISNKIIKLSLYKRSFIKIHKPIHLLITGGSQGADLINKIGIKLSKILKNKISILHQVGKGNFKKIYYEYKKNKIYNLTIKEHIENIDKAYKWADIILCRSGAMTVAEITTIGLPAIFIPFEHKDKQQYFNAIKLKKIGIAKIYEKHNLDINKIANIILTLNKKKIAYIAKRSYNLVRKNSIELIYQELKKIKIN; encoded by the coding sequence ATGAAAAAAAAAAAAAAAATTATTATAGTAGCTGGAGGTACAGGAGGTCATATTAATCCAGCTTTAAATATAGCATATAAATTAATAAAAAAAGGATGGGAAGTACGTTGGTTAGGAACTCCATCTAGAATGGAAGCTGAAATTATTCCTAAAAAAAATATACGTATTTATTTAATAAAATTTTCTAGATTTAAAAATAAAAATATTTTTTCAATAATTATTACTATACTTAAATTAATTATATCAACTTATAAAACAATTTTAATTTATAAAAAATATAAACCACATTTAGTTTTAACAATGGGAAGTTATATTTCTGGCCCTAGTGGTTTAGCTGCCTGGTTATGTAATATTCCATTAATAATACATGAACAAAACAGTATTTCTGGAATAACAAATAAAATTTTATCTAAAATAGCAACAATAAAAATGCAAGCATATCCTAATACATTACATAATGCAGTATTAGTAGGAAATCCTATAAGTAATAAAATTATAAAATTATCTTTATATAAAAGATCTTTTATAAAAATTCATAAACCTATCCATTTATTAATTACAGGAGGGAGTCAAGGAGCAGATTTAATAAATAAAATAGGAATAAAATTATCAAAAATTCTAAAAAATAAAATATCTATTTTACATCAAGTTGGAAAAGGTAATTTTAAAAAAATATATTATGAATATAAAAAAAACAAAATTTATAATTTAACTATAAAAGAACATATAGAAAATATAGATAAAGCATATAAATGGGCTGATATTATATTATGTCGATCAGGAGCTATGACTGTAGCTGAAATTACTACAATAGGGTTACCTGCTATTTTTATTCCTTTTGAACATAAAGATAAACAACAATATTTTAATGCAATAAAGTTAAAAAAAATAGGAATTGCCAAAATATATGAAAAACATAATTTAGATATTAATAAAATTGCTAATATTATATTAACTTTAAATAAAAAAAAAATAGCATATATAGCAAAAAGATCATATAATTTAGTAAGAAAAAATTCTATAGAATTAATTTATCAAGAATTAAAAAAAATAAAAATTAATTAA
- the murC gene encoding UDP-N-acetylmuramate--L-alanine ligase — protein MFNKKNLNKIPKMNNIHYIYLIGIGGSGMGGIATILVKQGYKISGSDISSNFIIKKLSLLNIKINLQHDAKNITNNIDLIIISSAIKNNNPELIAAKKLNIAIISRGEMLAELMRFFYGITITGSHGKTTTTAIVYKIFKLFMLDPTFVNGGFLKFSKENAYLGSSKYFIAEADESDKSFLYLNPIINIITNIESEHLDYYQNNIEILKKTFLKFLKKIPFYGCIIICIDNIHNYNLIKQNKNFLKQNIITYGFHKEADLQLYNYQQNGYKSRFYLLEKKKKISLEINLNIPGYHNALNSIAAFATASYVGLDPIMIIEFLKKFKGIERRFDILGHILPYQKIKYKKNIIIIDDYGHHPTEINITINIARKIWPNRKLVMVFQPHRYSRTKNLLNKFVQILSKVDKLFILNTYSAGENIIKKANSEFLTKKIRELGIINPKFINLTDYYDIANNIYLKLKGNEILIFQGAGNINNISSLLISNNFKNLKN, from the coding sequence ATGTTTAATAAAAAAAATTTAAATAAAATACCAAAAATGAATAATATTCATTATATATATTTAATTGGTATTGGCGGTTCTGGAATGGGAGGTATTGCAACAATTCTTGTTAAACAAGGTTATAAAATTAGTGGATCAGATATATCATCTAATTTTATTATAAAAAAATTAAGTTTATTAAATATAAAAATAAACTTACAACATGATGCTAAAAATATTACAAATAATATAGATCTTATTATTATATCTAGTGCTATTAAAAATAATAATCCAGAATTAATTGCAGCTAAAAAATTAAATATTGCTATCATTAGTAGAGGGGAAATGTTAGCAGAATTAATGAGATTTTTTTATGGAATAACTATTACAGGAAGTCATGGTAAAACTACAACTACTGCAATAGTATACAAAATATTTAAATTATTTATGTTAGATCCAACATTTGTTAATGGTGGTTTTTTAAAATTCTCTAAAGAAAATGCTTATTTAGGTTCAAGTAAATATTTTATTGCAGAAGCAGATGAAAGTGATAAATCATTTTTATATTTGAATCCAATAATAAATATTATTACAAATATTGAAAGTGAACATTTAGATTATTATCAAAATAATATTGAAATTTTAAAAAAAACATTTTTAAAATTTTTAAAAAAAATTCCATTTTATGGATGTATTATTATTTGTATAGATAATATTCATAATTATAATTTAATAAAACAAAATAAAAATTTTTTAAAACAAAATATTATTACTTATGGCTTCCATAAGGAAGCTGATTTACAATTATATAATTATCAACAAAATGGATATAAAAGTAGATTTTATTTATTAGAAAAAAAAAAAAAAATATCTTTAGAAATAAATTTAAATATTCCTGGATATCATAATGCTTTAAATTCAATTGCCGCATTTGCTACAGCGTCTTATGTTGGTTTAGACCCTATAATGATTATAGAATTTTTAAAAAAATTTAAAGGTATTGAAAGAAGATTTGATATTTTAGGACATATATTACCTTATCAAAAAATAAAATATAAAAAAAATATAATTATTATTGATGATTATGGTCATCATCCTACTGAAATAAATATAACTATAAATATAGCTCGAAAAATATGGCCAAATAGAAAATTAGTAATGGTTTTTCAGCCTCATCGTTATTCTAGAACTAAAAACTTATTAAACAAATTTGTACAAATATTATCTAAAGTTGATAAATTATTTATTTTAAATACTTATTCTGCAGGAGAAAATATTATTAAAAAAGCAAATAGTGAATTCTTAACTAAGAAAATAAGAGAATTAGGTATAATAAATCCTAAATTTATTAATTTAACAGATTATTATGATATTGCAAATAATATATATTTAAAATTAAAAGGAAATGAAATATTAATTTTTCAAGGAGCGGGTAATATAAATAATATATCATCATTATTAATAAGTAATAATTTTAAAAATTTAAAAAATTAA
- a CDS encoding D-alanine--D-alanine ligase, protein MSKKIAVLFGGNSPEREISLKSGKTILKALIKSGINAIGIDPINFPLLYLKKYGFKKIFISLHGKGGEDGTIQGILDYLKIPYTGSNLLSSAITMNKYLTKIIWNEYGLPVIYPHYLLNKKDFIKSNYLKIEKKILKLNLPVFIKPNCNGSSLGNSKIDHVDDLFNAIEKSFIYSDDILIEKYVKGEEYTVGILNKKILPPIKIEYPNDFYNYQAKYYLNTTKYFCPSGLKKNKIKELENIILRAWNAVKCQTWGRIDVILDKNKEFKLLEINTIPGMTSNSLYPLAAKKIGLSFYDLVLKILNLTK, encoded by the coding sequence ATGTCAAAAAAAATAGCTGTTTTATTTGGAGGTAATTCTCCAGAAAGAGAAATTTCTTTAAAATCTGGTAAAACAATTTTAAAAGCTTTAATAAAATCGGGAATTAATGCTATTGGAATAGATCCAATAAATTTCCCATTATTATATCTAAAAAAATATGGGTTTAAAAAAATTTTTATATCTCTACATGGGAAAGGAGGTGAAGATGGAACTATCCAAGGGATATTAGATTATCTTAAAATTCCTTATACTGGAAGTAATTTATTATCTTCAGCAATTACTATGAATAAATATCTTACAAAAATTATATGGAATGAGTATGGATTACCAGTTATTTATCCTCATTATTTATTAAATAAAAAAGATTTTATAAAATCAAATTATCTAAAAATAGAAAAAAAAATCTTAAAATTAAATTTACCTGTTTTTATTAAACCTAATTGTAATGGTTCTAGTTTAGGTAATTCAAAAATTGATCATGTAGATGATCTATTTAATGCGATAGAAAAATCATTTATATATAGTGATGATATTTTAATTGAAAAATATGTAAAAGGAGAAGAATATACAGTAGGAATTTTAAATAAAAAAATTTTACCTCCTATAAAAATAGAATATCCTAATGATTTTTATAACTATCAAGCTAAATATTATTTAAATACAACTAAATACTTTTGCCCTAGTGGATTAAAGAAAAATAAAATAAAAGAATTAGAAAATATTATTTTGCGTGCTTGGAATGCAGTAAAATGTCAAACATGGGGAAGAATAGATGTAATTTTAGATAAAAATAAAGAATTTAAACTTTTAGAGATAAATACCATTCCTGGAATGACGTCAAATAGTTTATATCCATTAGCAGCAAAAAAAATAGGATTATCTTTTTATGATTTAGTTCTAAAAATTTTAAATTTAACTAAATAA
- the secA gene encoding preprotein translocase subunit SecA — MLKKIFTKIFGSNNDRILRNIQKTVNIINKMETEFEKLTNFELQNKTLYFKEQLQNNFSLENILPEAFATVRETSKRIFGMRHFDVQLIGGIVLNNNCVAEMKTGEGKTLTSTLPAYLNALNGKGVHIVTVNDYLAQRDAINNKKLFEFLGLTVGINISSMSSKEKKKAYKADITYGTNNEYGFDFLKDNMVFNYTDKMQRGLQYAIIDEVDSILIDESRTPLIISGAAEDSSKLYTKINKIIPKLIYQSQEDSNSFQGKGHFFIDEKSRQAYLTEKGLIFLEKLLIEKKIINQNESLYSGNNIIILHHIISALRAHKLFKKNVDYILKNNKIIIVDEHTGRLMEGRRWSEGLHQAIEAKENVKINNENQTLASITFQNYFRLYNKLSGMTGTAITESYEFKEIYKLDTIVIPTNKPMIRKDLPDLIYLTKKEKIKAIIKDIKKKNLKGQPILVGTISIKKSELISQKLKKIGIKHNVLNAKFHAREAEIISKAGMKYAVTIATNMAGRGTDIVLGGNFILNKKDNLDKLKKLKEQWQIKHEEIIKLGGLYVIGTERHESRRIDNQLRGRSGRQGDPGVSRFYLSMEDSLMRIFAPKNMLFLMQKLGMKNNDFIEHPWITKAISKAQKKVENYNFAIRKQLLEYDDVINDQRLSIYAQRDKLLKLLKTEQIIKNFRIDIFTKIINTYIQSDNYIKEKWNLKKIQIYFSNVFNLKLPIKNWINIYLEKNKKKINKTFFLKKIINFSEKEYFKKINNLKIKNIKIFEKNIILKILDNLWKEHLAAIEYLKQGIHLRGYAQQDPKQEYKKESFNMFNIMLNTLKKEVIIILSKLEKEIIINYDESSDILIENTKIINNTKNNNFMIIKKKSDVSSLNEKDKYLNNINFFKKKIGRNEKCPCLSGKKYKFCHGLIIK; from the coding sequence ATGTTAAAAAAAATTTTTACCAAAATTTTTGGTAGTAATAATGATCGTATTTTACGAAATATTCAAAAAACTGTAAATATTATTAATAAAATGGAAACAGAATTTGAAAAATTAACTAATTTTGAATTACAAAATAAAACTTTATATTTTAAAGAACAATTACAAAATAATTTTTCTTTAGAAAATATTTTACCAGAAGCTTTTGCTACAGTTAGGGAAACTAGTAAAAGAATATTTGGTATGCGTCATTTTGATGTGCAATTAATAGGAGGTATTGTTTTAAATAATAATTGTGTAGCTGAAATGAAAACAGGAGAAGGTAAAACATTAACTTCTACATTACCAGCTTATCTTAATGCTCTTAATGGAAAAGGAGTACATATTGTTACTGTTAATGATTATTTAGCACAACGTGACGCTATAAACAATAAAAAATTATTTGAATTTTTAGGATTAACTGTTGGTATTAATATATCATCTATGTCATCAAAAGAAAAAAAAAAGGCTTATAAAGCAGATATTACCTATGGTACTAATAATGAATATGGTTTTGATTTTCTGAAAGATAATATGGTTTTTAATTATACTGATAAAATGCAACGTGGTTTACAATATGCTATTATTGATGAAGTTGATTCAATACTTATTGATGAATCTAGAACTCCTTTAATTATTTCAGGAGCAGCTGAAGATAGTTCAAAACTATATACAAAAATAAACAAAATTATACCGAAATTGATTTATCAATCACAAGAAGATTCTAATTCCTTTCAAGGAAAAGGACATTTTTTTATAGATGAAAAATCTCGTCAAGCATATTTAACTGAAAAAGGTTTAATTTTTTTAGAAAAATTATTGATAGAAAAAAAAATAATAAATCAAAACGAATCTTTATACTCTGGTAATAATATTATTATTTTACATCATATTATTTCTGCTTTAAGAGCACATAAACTTTTTAAAAAAAATGTAGATTATATATTAAAAAATAATAAAATCATAATAGTAGATGAACATACTGGAAGATTAATGGAAGGAAGAAGGTGGTCAGAAGGATTACATCAAGCAATAGAAGCAAAAGAAAATGTAAAAATTAACAATGAAAATCAAACCTTAGCATCTATTACTTTTCAAAACTATTTTAGATTATATAATAAATTATCTGGGATGACAGGAACTGCTATTACTGAATCTTATGAATTTAAAGAAATCTATAAATTAGATACAATAGTTATACCTACTAATAAACCTATGATTAGAAAAGATTTACCAGATTTAATCTATTTAACTAAAAAAGAAAAAATAAAAGCCATAATTAAAGATATTAAAAAAAAAAATTTAAAAGGACAACCTATTTTAGTTGGAACTATTTCGATAAAAAAATCAGAATTAATTTCACAAAAATTAAAAAAAATAGGTATTAAACATAATGTTTTAAATGCAAAATTTCATGCTAGAGAAGCAGAAATTATATCAAAAGCTGGCATGAAATATGCAGTAACAATTGCGACTAATATGGCAGGAAGAGGAACTGATATTGTTCTGGGTGGAAACTTTATTTTAAATAAAAAAGATAATTTAGATAAATTAAAAAAATTAAAAGAACAATGGCAAATAAAACATGAAGAAATTATAAAATTAGGTGGTTTATATGTTATTGGTACTGAACGTCATGAATCTAGGAGAATTGATAATCAGTTAAGAGGACGTTCTGGTAGACAAGGGGATCCAGGTGTTTCAAGATTTTATTTATCAATGGAAGATTCATTAATGCGTATTTTTGCACCTAAAAATATGTTATTTTTAATGCAAAAACTTGGCATGAAAAATAATGATTTTATTGAACATCCCTGGATAACAAAAGCTATTTCTAAAGCACAAAAAAAAGTAGAAAATTATAATTTTGCTATACGTAAACAATTACTTGAGTATGATGATGTGATCAATGATCAACGCTTATCAATATATGCTCAAAGAGATAAATTATTAAAATTATTAAAAACTGAACAAATAATTAAAAATTTTAGAATTGATATATTTACAAAAATAATAAATACCTATATTCAATCTGATAATTATATTAAAGAAAAATGGAATTTAAAAAAAATACAAATTTATTTTTCTAATGTTTTTAATTTAAAACTACCAATTAAAAATTGGATAAATATATATCTAGAAAAAAACAAAAAAAAAATTAATAAAACTTTTTTTTTAAAAAAAATTATTAATTTTTCAGAAAAAGAATATTTTAAAAAAATAAACAATTTAAAAATAAAAAATATAAAAATTTTTGAAAAAAATATTATTTTAAAAATTTTAGATAATTTATGGAAAGAACATCTTGCTGCAATAGAATATTTAAAACAAGGTATTCATTTAAGAGGTTATGCACAACAAGATCCTAAACAAGAATATAAAAAAGAATCTTTTAATATGTTTAATATAATGTTAAATACTTTAAAGAAAGAAGTTATTATTATTTTAAGTAAATTAGAAAAAGAAATAATAATAAACTATGATGAATCTTCAGATATTTTAATAGAAAATACTAAAATTATTAATAATACAAAAAACAATAATTTTATGATTATAAAAAAAAAATCTGATGTTTCATCTCTAAATGAAAAAGATAAATATTTAAATAATATAAATTTTTTTAAAAAAAAAATAGGTAGAAATGAAAAATGTCCTTGTCTTTCAGGTAAAAAATATAAATTTTGTCATGGTTTGATAATTAAATAA
- the dnaJ gene encoding molecular chaperone DnaJ, which yields MAKKDYYDILGITRNAADREIKRAYKRLAIKFHPDRNPGNKNAENKFKEIKEAYEILSNEKKRAAYDQYGHSAFEQENINNTTDFSDIFGDVFGDIFGGNSRSKKKSRKGSDVKYLIEISLEEAIKGTTKKIKIPVLKNCNYCNGTGAQGALQKCHTCNGYGQIQMSQGFFTVQQTCPRCHGQGNFIKNPCFYCKGKGKLKIYKNLSVKIPSGIDNGDRIRLNGEGESGENGAQSGDLYIEIKITKHPLFIREGNNLYCELPINFITAILGGDIKIPTFDGYVKLKIPEGTQTGKMFRIRNKGIKSIRRNSNFGDLLCKIIVEIPINLNNEQKNILYQLDKSFKNISIYRNNPKIGKFLNNIKDFFYNIKS from the coding sequence CGGTTAGCTATTAAATTTCACCCAGATCGTAATCCCGGAAATAAAAATGCTGAAAATAAGTTTAAAGAAATAAAAGAAGCTTATGAAATTTTAAGTAATGAAAAAAAAAGAGCAGCTTATGATCAGTATGGACATTCTGCTTTTGAACAAGAAAACATAAATAATACAACTGATTTTAGTGATATTTTTGGTGATGTTTTTGGAGATATTTTTGGAGGAAATTCTAGATCTAAAAAAAAATCTAGAAAAGGTTCTGATGTAAAATATTTAATTGAAATTTCTTTAGAAGAAGCAATTAAAGGAACAACTAAAAAAATAAAAATTCCTGTTTTAAAAAATTGTAATTATTGTAATGGGACAGGTGCCCAAGGAGCATTACAAAAATGTCATACATGTAATGGATATGGACAAATCCAAATGAGTCAGGGTTTTTTTACTGTTCAACAAACATGTCCTAGATGTCATGGTCAAGGTAATTTTATTAAAAATCCTTGTTTTTATTGTAAAGGTAAAGGTAAATTAAAAATTTATAAAAATTTATCAGTAAAAATTCCTAGCGGGATTGATAATGGAGATCGAATTAGATTAAATGGTGAAGGAGAATCAGGTGAAAATGGAGCTCAATCTGGAGATTTATATATAGAAATTAAAATTACAAAACACCCTCTTTTTATTAGAGAAGGGAATAATTTATACTGTGAATTACCAATTAATTTTATTACAGCTATATTAGGTGGAGATATAAAAATACCTACATTTGATGGTTATGTAAAATTAAAAATTCCAGAAGGAACTCAAACAGGTAAAATGTTTAGAATACGTAATAAAGGTATAAAATCAATTAGAAGAAATAGTAATTTTGGTGATTTATTATGTAAAATAATCGTTGAAATTCCAATTAATTTAAATAATGAACAAAAAAATATTTTATATCAGTTAGATAAAAGTTTTAAAAATATTTCTATTTATAGAAATAATCCTAAAATAGGAAAATTTTTAAATAATATTAAAGATTTTTTTTATAATATAAAGAGTTAA